The Austwickia sp. genome includes a region encoding these proteins:
- a CDS encoding prepilin peptidase, whose amino-acid sequence MELTGALVAGVLVAAAYGAGAGFLARDRLAQGRHRRYADEWQRPLPTYRFLPAAFALVAALLAVRLATAGPAVAAPYVAAVPLYGVLAAVDVDVHRLPDRLTLPAYPALALALAPAAWRGDGGPGAARRAVLAGVVALVAFAVLHVVSRRALGLGDVKLAGTLGALLGWFSWERLLGGIYAMFLIGGVVAGWLLLRRRAGRHTRLAFGPAMVLGAAAAILAVPPGPG is encoded by the coding sequence GTGGAACTGACGGGAGCGCTGGTGGCCGGGGTGCTGGTCGCTGCGGCGTACGGGGCCGGCGCGGGCTTCCTGGCCCGCGACCGATTGGCCCAGGGGCGGCATCGCCGGTATGCGGACGAGTGGCAGCGCCCGCTCCCGACGTACCGCTTCCTCCCGGCGGCCTTCGCGCTCGTCGCCGCCCTGCTCGCGGTGCGGCTCGCCACCGCGGGCCCCGCCGTCGCGGCGCCGTACGTCGCGGCGGTCCCGCTGTACGGCGTGCTGGCGGCCGTGGACGTCGACGTGCATCGGCTCCCGGACCGGCTGACGCTGCCCGCCTACCCGGCGCTGGCCCTCGCGCTCGCCCCGGCCGCGTGGCGGGGCGACGGGGGCCCCGGAGCCGCGCGCCGGGCCGTGCTGGCCGGTGTCGTCGCCCTGGTGGCCTTCGCCGTGCTCCATGTCGTCTCGCGACGAGCCCTCGGCCTTGGCGACGTCAAGCTGGCGGGCACCCTCGGCGCCCTCCTGGGCTGGTTCTCCTGGGAACGCCTCCTCGGCGGGATCTACGCGATGTTTCTGATCGGCGGAGTCGTGGCCGGCTGGCTGCTGCTCCGTCGGCGGGCGGGGCGCCACACCCGACTGGCCTTCGGCCCGGCGATGGTGCTCGGCGCGGCCGCCGCGATCCTCGCCGTTCCACCGGGGCCGGGCTGA
- a CDS encoding SigE family RNA polymerase sigma factor, with protein sequence MDAAAFDELYAAHSRRLVGQMYAVCGNLAEAQDVVQEAFTRAWERRDQLSLVDSPEAWLRTVAYRLAVSRWRKTKNAAVAWMRRAESEAVESISPDHVLLVTALRELPEAQRHTIVLHHLCDLPVEEVAALTGVPLGTVKARLSRGRAALATVLSDAKESQRG encoded by the coding sequence ATGGACGCTGCCGCCTTCGACGAGCTCTACGCGGCCCATTCGCGGCGCCTCGTCGGGCAGATGTACGCCGTGTGCGGCAACCTCGCGGAGGCCCAGGACGTCGTCCAGGAGGCCTTCACCCGGGCCTGGGAGCGGCGCGATCAACTCTCGCTCGTCGATTCGCCCGAGGCGTGGCTGCGCACCGTGGCCTACCGCCTGGCCGTCTCCCGGTGGCGCAAGACCAAGAACGCCGCGGTCGCCTGGATGCGTCGGGCGGAGTCCGAGGCGGTGGAGTCCATCTCGCCCGACCACGTCTTGCTCGTGACCGCCCTGCGGGAGCTGCCCGAGGCGCAGCGGCACACCATCGTGTTGCACCACCTGTGTGACCTGCCCGTCGAGGAGGTCGCCGCCCTGACCGGCGTGCCCCTCGGCACGGTCAAGGCACGCCTGTCTCGGGGCCGCGCCGCACTCGCGACGGTCCTGTCCGACGCCAAGGAGTCTCAGCGTGGCTGA
- a CDS encoding glycosidase produces MTAGTSVVTDSQGRAWQAASGFNQGDRSQDYWRAGDVKNTADGQLYFSEMVRMSRWDKPIANGNYRVTLKMRESWWTQPGQRVFSVSAEGKPALTDLDIVAAAGKDTAYDRSFDVTVADGQLNLGFTATKDSALVSGIEITSLGGSTAPTTTAPTFNPTTRTEVVARVSMGNGAVKDTAGNTWEARNGIRGGWLGNNPYGATGDVRGTSDDAIYRDGWVFPTSWSRSVPNGTYEVTLKMRESYFSAAGQRVFDVTAEGQTKLSGIDIVKAVGANTAYDRTFTTTVSDGQLDLGFPRKVDGAVVSAIQLAKVSVISPQSPAPSSPSSAPTTAPTSAPTTAPTTAPTSAPTTSAPAPKPTTSTTTPPTTPAPTGSTKGTRSGMLFDSGGFTMHEASRVSQLEALRGRKVDIISVAPSRENWSEMQNPWFMDSERLPAGYTGNLEVAVPLWPEDGNLGTAAAGGYNQQWQAMASMISARFPKAYIRLGWEMNLNGWPHSAYPASAEQWKAAYRQAVTAIRRGGSQLRISWVPNEGRGQTGTEDAGVFYPGDAYVDFIGMDAYDWWPGYTNEANIAEHRDSKYGWNYWLNFAKAHNKRFVLPEWGIAPANDASGGDNPTYINFVYSWLKANAEWVQYESYFHETGSYIRSDLISGQNPRALAEYKRWMPLMGKS; encoded by the coding sequence ATGACCGCCGGAACGTCTGTCGTGACGGACTCGCAAGGCCGCGCATGGCAGGCCGCGAGCGGATTCAATCAAGGTGACCGCAGCCAGGATTATTGGCGTGCCGGTGATGTAAAGAATACCGCTGATGGCCAGCTGTATTTCTCCGAGATGGTCCGAATGTCCCGCTGGGACAAGCCCATTGCTAATGGCAATTATCGGGTTACCCTCAAGATGCGCGAGAGCTGGTGGACCCAGCCCGGGCAGCGCGTCTTCTCGGTGTCCGCCGAAGGTAAACCTGCGCTCACGGACTTGGACATTGTTGCGGCCGCGGGTAAAGACACCGCTTACGACCGCAGCTTCGACGTCACCGTCGCCGACGGCCAGCTGAACCTCGGCTTCACGGCCACGAAGGACAGCGCCCTGGTATCAGGGATCGAGATCACGTCGCTCGGCGGCAGCACGGCGCCGACCACCACCGCCCCCACGTTCAACCCCACGACGCGCACTGAGGTCGTCGCCCGGGTATCGATGGGCAACGGCGCGGTCAAGGACACCGCCGGCAACACCTGGGAGGCCCGCAACGGCATCCGGGGCGGCTGGCTCGGCAACAACCCGTACGGCGCCACCGGCGATGTCCGTGGCACCAGCGACGACGCGATCTACCGCGACGGCTGGGTCTTCCCGACCAGCTGGAGCCGCAGCGTGCCCAACGGCACCTACGAGGTCACGCTGAAGATGCGGGAGTCCTACTTCAGCGCCGCCGGACAGCGCGTCTTCGACGTCACCGCGGAGGGCCAGACGAAGCTGTCGGGCATCGACATCGTCAAGGCCGTCGGCGCCAACACGGCGTACGACCGGACCTTCACGACCACGGTGAGCGATGGCCAGCTCGACCTCGGCTTCCCCCGTAAGGTGGACGGCGCGGTCGTCTCCGCGATCCAACTGGCCAAGGTGTCCGTGATCTCACCGCAGTCTCCCGCTCCGAGTTCGCCGTCCAGCGCGCCCACGACGGCGCCGACCAGCGCGCCCACGACTGCTCCCACCACTGCGCCGACGAGTGCCCCCACGACATCGGCGCCCGCGCCCAAGCCCACCACGAGCACGACGACGCCCCCGACCACCCCGGCGCCGACTGGCTCCACCAAGGGCACCCGCAGCGGCATGCTGTTCGACTCGGGCGGCTTCACCATGCACGAGGCCTCGCGCGTCTCCCAGCTGGAGGCGCTGCGCGGCCGCAAGGTCGACATCATCTCCGTCGCGCCCTCGCGGGAGAACTGGTCGGAGATGCAGAACCCCTGGTTCATGGACTCCGAGCGGCTCCCGGCCGGTTACACGGGCAACCTGGAGGTCGCCGTGCCGCTGTGGCCCGAGGACGGCAACCTCGGCACCGCGGCTGCCGGCGGCTACAACCAGCAGTGGCAGGCCATGGCCTCGATGATCTCCGCGCGGTTCCCGAAGGCGTACATCCGCCTGGGCTGGGAGATGAACCTCAACGGCTGGCCGCACAGCGCCTACCCGGCGTCCGCGGAGCAGTGGAAGGCGGCCTACCGCCAGGCCGTCACCGCGATCCGTCGCGGCGGCTCCCAGCTGCGCATCTCCTGGGTCCCCAACGAGGGACGCGGCCAGACCGGCACCGAGGACGCGGGCGTCTTCTACCCCGGTGACGCCTATGTCGACTTCATCGGCATGGACGCCTACGACTGGTGGCCCGGCTACACCAACGAGGCCAACATCGCCGAGCACCGCGACAGCAAGTACGGCTGGAACTACTGGCTGAACTTCGCCAAGGCGCACAACAAGCGGTTCGTGCTGCCCGAGTGGGGGATCGCCCCGGCCAACGACGCCAGTGGCGGCGACAACCCGACGTACATCAACTTCGTGTACTCATGGCTGAAGGCCAACGCGGAGTGGGTGCAGTACGAGAGCTACTTCCACGAGACCGGTTCCTACATCCGTTCGGACCTGATCTCGGGGCAGAACCCGCGGGCGCTGGCCGAGTACAAGCGGTGGATGCCGCTGATGGGCAAGAGCTGA
- a CDS encoding sugar transferase, translating to MDGLRDYAVRRRGWHEPYLRRIVAGDILVAAIAGALGAQWGPQAFVQQHYWTVAALGLVIWPFLIWLARGYEHRHLAVTVDEYRAVNRAALILFGLVGAVSVVINETVSRAFLLIWLPSLYALSTLLRVGLRGWLHRQRAKGLMMQRALLVGNRDAVESLALSLRRCSREGLLPIAACTEAAGQSPHRVAGLPILGDPRRASEVVEQSRADVVIVTSEPRLSGAGLRRLAWRLDSLDVELLVSTGLIDVAGPRLSIRPSEDTSLLHIERPAASRLHHIGKALMDRVLSFLLIILCSPLLLGAALAIKLDSKGPVFYTQTRIGRQGRPFRIFKFRTMVVDADKQLAKLMANNEGNTVQFKMKRDPRVTSVGQFLRTYSVDELPQLFNVLLGTMSLVGPRPQSQAEVDRYAPDDLRRLHVRPGMTGLWQVSGRSDLSWEDSIRLDLRYVDNWSPTFDLRIMLRTFRAVLAGSGAY from the coding sequence ATCGACGGGCTCCGCGACTACGCCGTACGGCGTCGCGGGTGGCACGAGCCCTACCTGCGCCGCATCGTGGCGGGCGACATCCTCGTCGCCGCGATCGCCGGCGCGCTCGGCGCCCAGTGGGGGCCGCAGGCCTTCGTCCAGCAGCACTACTGGACGGTCGCCGCCCTGGGGCTCGTGATCTGGCCCTTCCTGATCTGGCTGGCCCGCGGTTACGAGCACCGCCACCTGGCCGTCACGGTGGACGAATACCGCGCCGTCAACCGCGCGGCCCTCATCCTGTTCGGCCTGGTGGGCGCCGTCTCGGTCGTCATCAACGAGACCGTCAGCCGGGCCTTCCTGCTCATCTGGCTGCCGTCGCTCTACGCCTTGAGCACCCTGCTGCGCGTCGGCCTGCGCGGCTGGCTGCACCGGCAGCGCGCCAAGGGTTTGATGATGCAGCGCGCGCTCCTGGTAGGCAACCGGGACGCTGTGGAGAGCCTCGCGCTGAGCCTGCGCCGCTGCTCCCGAGAGGGCCTGCTCCCGATCGCGGCCTGCACCGAGGCCGCGGGGCAGTCGCCGCACCGCGTCGCCGGCCTGCCCATCCTCGGGGACCCGCGGAGGGCGTCCGAGGTCGTCGAGCAGAGCCGCGCCGATGTGGTCATCGTCACGAGCGAGCCGCGGCTCTCCGGAGCCGGCCTGCGTCGGCTCGCCTGGCGCCTGGACTCCCTCGACGTCGAGCTGTTGGTGTCGACCGGACTCATCGATGTCGCGGGGCCGCGCCTGAGCATCCGGCCCTCGGAGGACACCTCCCTGCTGCACATCGAGCGTCCCGCGGCGAGCCGGCTGCACCACATCGGCAAGGCGCTGATGGATCGCGTCCTGTCCTTCCTGCTGATCATCTTGTGCAGCCCGCTGCTCCTCGGGGCGGCATTGGCCATCAAGCTGGACTCGAAGGGTCCGGTGTTCTACACCCAGACCCGAATCGGACGGCAGGGCCGCCCGTTCCGCATCTTCAAGTTCCGCACCATGGTGGTCGACGCGGACAAGCAGTTGGCCAAGCTCATGGCCAACAACGAGGGCAACACGGTGCAGTTCAAGATGAAGCGCGATCCACGCGTCACCTCGGTCGGCCAGTTCCTGCGGACCTACTCGGTGGATGAGCTGCCGCAGCTGTTCAACGTCCTGCTCGGCACCATGTCGCTCGTCGGCCCGCGCCCGCAGAGCCAGGCCGAGGTGGACCGCTACGCCCCCGATGACCTGCGTCGCCTGCATGTCCGTCCGGGCATGACGGGGCTGTGGCAGGTCAGCGGCCGCAGCGACCTGAGCTGGGAGGACTCGATCCGGCTGGACCTGCGCTATGTGGACAACTGGTCCCCCACGTTCGACCTGCGCATCATGCTGCGGACGTTCCGGGCCGTCCTGGCGGGGTCCGGGGCCTACTAG
- a CDS encoding glycosyltransferase family 2 protein: MHAHVVSVVMPTLNEEACVADAVASVLAQQDVSIELLVVDGASTDRTPQIVAALAQDDPRIRLLHNPAVTIPAALNLGLAHATGDFIARVDAHATVTPDYLARALRRLSDDPGLVAVGGLRRGVSSTSTGRAVALALSSRFGVGDSINHYATSYQETDHASFGVYRIEQARAVGGWDETLLVNEDVDFDLRLMAAGGRIGFDPEMVIRWEVRPTIPAFFAQYRRYGRGKAAMVRKNGRGAVRPRHLAAPAAVVGTACCVLLSPRRPQALALLTPYALGVTAASAAAWRSRGTDGSTNAAALPAAFAAMHYGWGLGFLEGLLLGAPPALASAGGPASAGGPAAAASGTTAAGPTPAGAAR; this comes from the coding sequence ATGCACGCACACGTAGTCAGCGTCGTCATGCCGACGCTGAACGAGGAAGCCTGCGTCGCCGACGCGGTCGCCTCGGTTCTGGCGCAGCAAGACGTCTCCATCGAGTTGCTGGTCGTTGACGGCGCGTCCACGGACCGTACGCCGCAGATCGTGGCCGCCCTCGCGCAGGACGATCCCCGCATCCGGCTGTTGCACAACCCCGCCGTCACCATCCCCGCCGCACTCAACCTCGGCTTGGCCCATGCCACCGGCGACTTCATCGCCCGGGTGGACGCCCACGCCACCGTGACCCCGGACTACCTGGCCCGCGCCCTGCGGCGCCTGAGCGACGACCCCGGGCTGGTCGCCGTGGGCGGGCTTCGCCGCGGGGTCTCGAGCACGTCGACCGGGCGCGCGGTGGCGCTCGCCCTGTCCAGCCGCTTCGGCGTGGGCGACAGCATCAACCATTACGCGACGAGCTACCAGGAGACCGACCACGCCTCCTTCGGCGTCTACCGGATCGAGCAGGCGCGCGCCGTGGGCGGCTGGGACGAGACGTTGCTCGTCAACGAGGACGTCGACTTCGACCTGCGCCTCATGGCCGCCGGCGGCCGGATCGGCTTCGACCCCGAGATGGTGATTCGTTGGGAGGTCCGGCCCACCATTCCGGCCTTCTTCGCCCAGTACCGTCGCTATGGCCGAGGCAAGGCGGCCATGGTCCGCAAGAACGGCCGTGGCGCCGTGCGGCCGCGACACCTGGCCGCGCCGGCGGCCGTGGTCGGCACCGCCTGCTGCGTGCTGCTGTCCCCCCGCCGACCTCAGGCCTTGGCCCTGCTCACGCCGTACGCGCTCGGCGTGACCGCCGCCTCGGCGGCCGCGTGGCGCTCCCGTGGCACCGACGGGTCGACCAACGCGGCCGCGCTACCCGCGGCCTTCGCCGCCATGCACTACGGCTGGGGCCTCGGCTTTCTGGAGGGCCTGCTGCTGGGCGCCCCGCCGGCCCTCGCCAGCGCCGGCGGTCCCGCCAGCGCCGGCGGTCCCGCCGCCGCCGCGTCCGGAACGACCGCTGCGGGCCCGACCCCGGCGGGGGCGGCGCGATGA
- a CDS encoding polysaccharide deacetylase family protein has protein sequence MSARAQGLRASLASVDRGLLLHRAKLEAGDIMESVSPAALGVLASVRTTRPRFAMTYDDGPHPLITPRILEVLARWDAKAVFFVLVGNALAHPATLEAVCAAGHEVGLHGMDHRHILGASAAQLTTRLREGRDRLADLTGRPVIWYRPPHGLVNRVGHRVVRDLGMTPVHWNRTGWDWNATSEERRATVATMGVRRGNIILLHDAPNEADPGCSLDEVLDIRSTLTERILATYAAAGLQADTLSEALTGGSPSYRTHLNWSAKTATYQPS, from the coding sequence ATGAGCGCCCGAGCGCAGGGCCTGCGCGCCTCGCTGGCCTCCGTCGACCGCGGCCTGCTGCTCCACCGCGCCAAGCTGGAGGCCGGCGACATCATGGAGTCGGTGAGCCCCGCCGCCCTGGGCGTGCTCGCCTCGGTGCGGACGACTCGCCCGCGGTTCGCCATGACGTACGACGACGGTCCGCACCCGCTGATCACCCCCCGCATCCTGGAGGTCCTCGCGCGCTGGGACGCCAAGGCCGTGTTCTTCGTCCTGGTCGGCAACGCGCTGGCGCACCCCGCGACGCTTGAGGCCGTGTGCGCCGCGGGGCACGAGGTGGGGCTGCACGGCATGGATCATCGGCACATCCTGGGTGCCTCCGCCGCACAGCTGACCACGCGCCTGCGCGAGGGGCGAGACCGCCTGGCGGATCTCACGGGTCGACCCGTCATCTGGTACCGGCCGCCGCACGGCCTCGTCAACCGGGTCGGGCATCGCGTCGTCCGCGACCTGGGCATGACCCCCGTGCACTGGAACCGCACCGGGTGGGACTGGAACGCCACCTCCGAGGAACGCCGCGCCACCGTGGCCACGATGGGAGTGCGCCGCGGGAACATCATCCTGTTGCACGATGCCCCCAACGAGGCCGACCCTGGCTGCTCTCTCGACGAGGTGCTCGACATTAGGAGCACGTTGACCGAACGGATCTTGGCTACCTACGCCGCCGCGGGGCTGCAGGCCGACACGCTGAGCGAGGCGCTGACCGGCGGCTCGCCGTCCTATCGCACCCACCTGAACTGGTCGGCGAAGACCGCGACCTACCAGCCGTCATGA
- a CDS encoding glycosyltransferase family 2 protein has product MDDGNTPDLEVVIVTYRSRPHIEALRTTWGASLQVVVVDNSGNADGVREVVDDAPGWRFLDGGGQGYARAANLGALSSTATHVAFVNPDSRPSVADIRELSRRLAADPGAISYSATMLDHEGGTEIGTAGWEPTTARALVYATGLHKLAHRRGIYAKPRPAERCLVDWTSGACLVVDMAKFREVGGYDEQFYVYSEDMSLGRVARAHGYRQVLVPDLTIRHAEGNSGAPSVEMSRLRGASFSGYMRAYHPAARARSVVAASAAGTVLRMVHAAVLDRPRARGYAAYLAGLLTQTATVGGKEVAQARRREVLGQRVGRAPAPLVPDAARGSVAVR; this is encoded by the coding sequence ATGGATGACGGCAACACCCCGGACCTAGAGGTCGTCATCGTGACCTATCGGAGCAGGCCCCACATCGAGGCCCTCCGGACGACGTGGGGCGCCAGCCTGCAGGTGGTCGTCGTGGACAACTCGGGCAACGCCGACGGCGTCCGCGAGGTCGTCGACGACGCGCCGGGCTGGCGGTTCCTCGACGGGGGCGGCCAGGGCTACGCGCGGGCGGCCAACCTCGGCGCGCTCAGCTCCACCGCGACGCACGTCGCCTTCGTCAATCCGGATTCGCGGCCCTCGGTCGCGGACATCCGCGAGCTGTCCCGCCGACTCGCGGCCGACCCGGGCGCCATCTCCTACTCGGCCACCATGCTCGATCACGAGGGCGGCACCGAGATCGGGACGGCCGGCTGGGAACCGACCACCGCTCGGGCCCTGGTCTACGCCACCGGCCTCCACAAGCTGGCGCATCGGCGGGGGATCTACGCCAAGCCGCGGCCCGCCGAGCGCTGCCTCGTGGATTGGACCAGCGGGGCCTGCCTCGTGGTCGACATGGCCAAGTTCCGCGAGGTCGGCGGCTACGACGAACAGTTCTACGTCTACTCCGAGGACATGTCGCTGGGCCGGGTGGCGCGCGCACACGGTTACCGCCAGGTGCTGGTGCCGGATCTGACCATCAGGCACGCCGAGGGCAACTCCGGGGCCCCGTCGGTCGAGATGAGCCGGCTGCGTGGGGCGTCGTTCAGCGGCTACATGCGTGCCTACCACCCGGCCGCCCGCGCCCGGTCGGTCGTGGCCGCGTCGGCCGCCGGGACGGTGCTGCGCATGGTCCACGCGGCCGTCCTCGATCGTCCTCGGGCGCGCGGATACGCGGCCTATCTCGCCGGGCTCCTGACGCAGACCGCGACCGTCGGCGGGAAGGAAGTCGCCCAGGCTCGCCGGCGGGAGGTGCTGGGCCAGCGGGTGGGGCGGGCGCCGGCGCCGCTCGTTCCGGACGCCGCCAGGGGCTCGGTGGCCGTCCGATGA
- a CDS encoding glycosyltransferase, which yields MTPRTASTYGVVIPCKNEAADIADCVAALAAQTPAPQRIILMDNGSTDGSQALAAPYAEVVDAAAIRGIGALRNAGAARLDAVDVIAFVDADCVVTPGWARGMLDAISGGLDAAGERCLAPETDPWVARRWAVLEDTHGGTLLWTQDLAVRSEAFAAVGGFDERLATREDSDLSQRLIDAGYRVGRAPAMVAIHRGFAPTLRAFARRERWHTSTRGWFASMGPKSQLLVLGAASWAVVGVGTAVAGVATRRMAPVGWWAALTAAALPPLGVVGGRSLRHAPVDGALLAWWALVRATRLSPAELRDLRELRELRGAR from the coding sequence ATGACGCCGCGCACCGCGTCGACGTACGGCGTGGTCATTCCGTGCAAGAACGAGGCCGCGGACATCGCCGACTGCGTCGCCGCACTGGCCGCCCAGACGCCGGCGCCGCAGCGGATCATCCTCATGGACAACGGTTCGACGGACGGCAGTCAGGCGCTCGCGGCGCCGTACGCCGAGGTGGTCGACGCCGCTGCGATCCGGGGCATCGGCGCGCTGCGCAATGCCGGCGCGGCCCGGCTCGACGCCGTGGACGTGATCGCCTTCGTCGACGCCGACTGCGTCGTGACGCCCGGGTGGGCCCGCGGGATGCTCGACGCCATCTCGGGCGGCCTGGACGCGGCCGGGGAGCGCTGCCTGGCCCCCGAGACGGACCCGTGGGTGGCGCGGCGTTGGGCCGTGCTGGAGGACACGCACGGGGGCACGCTGTTGTGGACCCAGGATCTCGCGGTCAGGTCCGAGGCGTTCGCCGCGGTCGGCGGCTTCGACGAGCGGTTGGCCACCCGGGAGGACAGCGACCTGTCCCAGCGGCTGATCGACGCCGGGTATCGCGTCGGGCGGGCCCCGGCCATGGTGGCGATTCACCGAGGCTTCGCGCCGACGCTGCGCGCGTTCGCCCGGCGGGAACGGTGGCACACGTCGACGCGCGGCTGGTTCGCGTCCATGGGCCCGAAGAGCCAACTCCTCGTGCTGGGCGCGGCGTCTTGGGCGGTCGTGGGCGTGGGCACAGCGGTGGCGGGGGTCGCAACCCGCCGAATGGCCCCGGTTGGCTGGTGGGCCGCGCTGACGGCGGCGGCGCTTCCGCCGCTGGGCGTCGTGGGCGGACGGTCGCTACGACACGCGCCGGTTGACGGCGCCCTGCTGGCGTGGTGGGCGCTGGTGCGCGCCACGCGTCTGAGCCCCGCCGAGCTCCGAGACCTCAGAGAGTTGCGGGAGCTGCGCGGGGCGAGGTAG
- a CDS encoding glycosyltransferase family 2 protein codes for MNVETTPRLSVVIACYNSSETLGDQLEALANQPCPVPWELIVADNGSTDGSAALARSFAGRLPLRVVDASTRRGPAHARNVGVDAAHGAWIAFCDADDVVAPDWLARVCAAMSRHAFVAGRVDVQLLNPPSLWLSRAMEQQEGLQPASGNRLGLPHAGAGNMAIHREVFRRVGGFDEGLRCLEDTDLCWRVQLAGTPLVFDRDLLLHTRLRSTLRGNFAQGRSYARGQSGLERRYGPLTPGTCARAGQHSDSRSAKLAAAFRGVFESHNVRGLAWRLGWYVERAHAVEVGNVGLGVTEPPYTTEQFT; via the coding sequence GTGAACGTCGAAACTACACCGCGCCTCAGCGTGGTCATCGCCTGCTACAACTCGTCGGAAACCCTGGGGGATCAGCTCGAGGCGTTGGCCAACCAGCCCTGCCCCGTCCCGTGGGAACTGATCGTCGCCGACAACGGCTCCACCGATGGGTCGGCGGCGCTTGCTCGGTCCTTCGCCGGGCGACTGCCTCTTCGCGTCGTCGACGCCTCGACCCGCCGGGGCCCCGCGCACGCCCGCAACGTCGGCGTCGACGCGGCCCACGGAGCGTGGATCGCCTTCTGTGACGCCGACGACGTCGTGGCACCCGACTGGCTGGCGCGGGTGTGTGCCGCGATGTCACGCCACGCGTTCGTCGCCGGCCGCGTCGACGTGCAGCTGCTCAATCCCCCCTCCCTCTGGCTGTCCCGGGCCATGGAGCAGCAGGAGGGCCTGCAGCCGGCCAGCGGGAACCGGCTCGGGCTGCCGCACGCCGGGGCGGGCAACATGGCCATCCACCGCGAGGTCTTCCGCCGCGTCGGCGGCTTCGACGAGGGGCTCCGGTGCCTGGAGGACACCGACCTGTGCTGGCGGGTCCAGCTGGCCGGCACCCCGTTGGTGTTCGACCGGGACCTGCTGCTGCATACCCGGCTCCGGTCCACGCTGCGGGGGAACTTTGCCCAGGGCCGCAGCTACGCGAGAGGGCAGTCTGGACTCGAACGGCGTTACGGGCCGCTGACTCCCGGCACGTGCGCCCGCGCTGGCCAGCATTCCGACTCCCGTTCTGCCAAGCTCGCCGCCGCGTTCCGCGGCGTGTTCGAGTCGCACAATGTCCGGGGCCTGGCGTGGCGGCTCGGCTGGTACGTGGAGCGAGCGCACGCCGTCGAAGTCGGCAACGTCGGCCTCGGCGTCACCGAACCGCCTTACACCACGGAGCAATTCACGTGA
- a CDS encoding polysaccharide deacetylase family protein — protein sequence MTDEPLVALTYDDGPDPRHTPGVLDALAQTGTRATFFVLLERAEAHPDLIRRMVAQGHEVGLHGADHRRVSTDSVGSFVIGLLAARRRLQALTGQRPRWYRPAYGAIRLPQLLAVHALGLDVPVWTAWARDWENATVDVLVGRAASALHPGGVLLLHDATSGLPTTEGPPTPEPTFHRGELTRRLIAAARQQGYALGSLGDMAAAHPQARVLWYERKAEARRHAGPQPADSALPVVR from the coding sequence GTGACCGACGAACCTCTCGTCGCGCTCACCTACGACGATGGGCCGGATCCGCGGCACACCCCGGGGGTCCTGGACGCGTTGGCGCAGACCGGGACGCGCGCCACCTTCTTCGTGCTGCTGGAACGCGCGGAGGCGCACCCCGACCTGATTCGCCGGATGGTCGCCCAAGGCCACGAGGTCGGGCTGCACGGCGCCGACCACCGCCGCGTCTCCACCGACTCGGTGGGCAGTTTCGTCATCGGGCTGCTGGCGGCCCGCCGCCGGCTGCAGGCCCTGACCGGGCAGCGGCCGCGCTGGTACCGGCCGGCGTACGGCGCGATCCGGCTCCCCCAGCTGCTCGCCGTGCATGCCCTAGGGCTCGACGTGCCGGTCTGGACGGCGTGGGCGCGGGACTGGGAGAACGCGACCGTGGACGTCCTGGTGGGCCGCGCCGCGTCGGCCCTGCACCCGGGTGGCGTCCTGTTGCTGCACGACGCGACCTCAGGGCTGCCGACGACCGAGGGGCCGCCCACCCCGGAACCGACGTTCCACCGGGGCGAACTGACCCGCCGGCTCATCGCGGCCGCGCGGCAGCAGGGCTACGCCCTGGGCTCCCTGGGCGACATGGCCGCTGCGCACCCCCAGGCCCGGGTGCTCTGGTACGAACGCAAAGCTGAGGCCCGGCGTCACGCCGGGCCTCAGCCTGCGGATTCAGCTCTTCCGGTCGTCCGGTAG